One genomic region from Halodesulfovibrio sp. MK-HDV encodes:
- a CDS encoding HU family DNA-binding protein, translating to MVQWELRMNKSELIKTLSEENNIAIEEATMMVNVFVDNMKDALADGNRVEIRGFGSFKMKEYEGYTGRNPKTGEVVTVHPKHLPFFRAGKELKEFLNS from the coding sequence ATTGTACAGTGGGAGTTGAGAATGAACAAAAGCGAACTGATTAAAACTTTGTCCGAAGAGAATAACATTGCTATTGAAGAAGCAACCATGATGGTTAACGTCTTCGTAGATAACATGAAAGATGCACTTGCTGATGGCAACCGTGTTGAAATTCGTGGCTTCGGCAGCTTTAAAATGAAAGAGTACGAAGGCTACACCGGCCGCAACCCAAAAACCGGTGAAGTTGTAACAGTACACCCTAAGCATCTTCCGTTCTTCCGCGCAGGCAAAGAACTTAAAGAGTTTTTAAACAGCTAG